In a genomic window of Callithrix jacchus isolate 240 chromosome 22, calJac240_pri, whole genome shotgun sequence:
- the LOC118150141 gene encoding protein MEMO1 isoform X1 — protein sequence MSNRVVCREASHAGSWYTASGPQLNAQLEGWLSQVQSTKRPARAIIAPHAGYTYCGSCAAHAYKQVDPSITRRIFILGPSHHVPLSRCALSSVDIYRTPLYDLRIDQKIYGELWKTGMFERMSLQTDEDEHSIEMHLPYTAKAMESHKDEFTIIPVLVGALSESKEQEFGKLFSKYLADPSNLFVVSSDFCHWGQRFRYSYYDESQGEIYRSIEHLDKMGMSIIEQLDPVSFSNYLKKYHNTICGRHPIGVLLNAITELQKNGMNMSFSFLNYAQSSQCRNWQDSSVSYAAGALTVR from the coding sequence ATGTCCAACCGAGTGGTCTGCCGGGAAGCCAGTCACGCCGGGAGCTGGTACACAGCCTCAGGACCGCAGCTGAATGCACAGCTAGAAGGTTGGCTTTCACAAGTACAGTCTACAAAAAGACCTGCTAGAGCCATTATTGCACCCCATGCAGGATATACGTACTGTGGGTCTTGTGCTGCCCATGCTTATAAACAAGTGGATCCGTCTATTACCCGGAGAATTTTCATCCTTGGGCCTTCTCATCATGTGCCCCTCTCTCGATGTGCACTTTCCAGTGTGGATATATATAGGACACCCTTGTATGACCTTCGTATTGACCAAAAGATTTATGGAGAACTATGGAAGACAGGAATGTTTGAACGCATGTCTCTGCAGACAGATGAAGATGAACACAGTATTGAAATGCATTTGCCTTATACAGCTAAAGCCATGGAAAGCCATAAGGATGAGTTTACCATTATTCCTGTACTGGTTGGAGCTCTGAGTGAGTCAAAAGAACAGGAATTCGGAAAACTCTTCAGTAAATATCTAGCGGATCCTAGTAATCTATTTGTGGTTTCTTCTGATTTCTGCCATTGGGGTCAAAGGTTCCGTTACAGTTACTATGATGAATCCCAGGGGGAGATTTATAGATCCATTGAACATCTAGATAAAATGGGTATGAGTATCATAGAACAATTAGACCCTGTGTCTTTTAGCAATTACTTGAAGAAATACCATAATACTATATGTGGAAGACATCCCATTGGGGTGTTATTAAATGCTATCACAGAGCTCCAGAAGAATGGAATGAATATGagcttttcctttttgaattatGCCCAGTCAAGCCAGTGTAGAAACTGGCAAGACAGTTCAGTGAGTTATGCCGCTGGAGCACTCACGGTCCGCTGA
- the LOC118150141 gene encoding protein MEMO1 isoform X2, with protein sequence MQDIRTVGLVLPMLINKWIRLLPGEFSSLGLLIMCPSLDVHFPVWIYIGHPCMTFVLTKRFMENYGRQECLNACLCRQMKMNTVLKCICLIQLKPWKGQRFRYSYYDESQGEIYRSIEHLDKMGMSIIEQLDPVSFSNYLKKYHNTICGRHPIGVLLNAITELQKNGMNMSFSFLNYAQSSQCRNWQDSSVSYAAGALTVR encoded by the exons ATGCAGGATATACGTACTGTGGGTCTTGTGCTGCCCATGCTTATAAACAAGTGGATCCGTCTATTACCCGGAGAATTTTCATCCTTGGGCCTTCTCATCATGTGCCCCTCTCTCGATGTGCACTTTCCAGTGTGGATATATATAGGACACCCTTGTATGACCTTCGTATTGACCAAAAGATTTATGGAGAACTATGGAAGACAGGAATGTTTGAACGCATGTCTCTGCAGACAGATGAAGATGAACACAGTATTGAAATGCATTTGCCTTATACAGCTAAAGCCATGGAA GGGTCAAAGGTTCCGTTACAGTTACTATGATGAATCCCAGGGGGAGATTTATAGATCCATTGAACATCTAGATAAAATGGGTATGAGTATCATAGAACAATTAGACCCTGTGTCTTTTAGCAATTACTTGAAGAAATACCATAATACTATATGTGGAAGACATCCCATTGGGGTGTTATTAAATGCTATCACAGAGCTCCAGAAGAATGGAATGAATATGagcttttcctttttgaattatGCCCAGTCAAGCCAGTGTAGAAACTGGCAAGACAGTTCAGTGAGTTATGCCGCTGGAGCACTCACGGTCCGCTGA